Proteins encoded within one genomic window of Pseudorasbora parva isolate DD20220531a chromosome 3, ASM2467924v1, whole genome shotgun sequence:
- the ap3m2 gene encoding AP-3 complex subunit mu-2, with protein MIHSLFLVNASGDIFLEKHWKSVVSRSVCDYFFEALERATEPENVPPVIPTPHHYLINVLRHRIYFVAVIQSEVPPLFVIEFLHRVVDTFQDYFGVCTEAAIKDNVVVVYELLEEMLDNGFPLATESNILKELIKPPTILRTVVNTITGSTNVGEQLPTGQLSVVPWRRTGVKYTNNEAYFDVVEEIDAIIDKSGSTITAEIQGVIDACVKLTGMPDLTLSFMNPRLLDDVSFHPCVRFKRWEAERILSFIPPDGNFRLLSYHVSSQNLVAIPVYVKHNISFREGSSQGRFELTLGPKQTMGKAVESVLVSSQLPRGVLNANLNPSQGTYTFDPVTKLLSWDVGKINPQKLPSLKGSVSLQAGASKPDENPTINIQFKIQQLAISGLKVNRLDMYGEKYKPFKGIKYMTKAGKFQVRT; from the exons ATGATCCACAGTCTTTTCCTGGTTAACGCATCGGGGGACATCTTCCTGGAGAAGCACTGGAAGAGTGTGGTCAGCCGATCCGTTTGCGATTACTTCTTCGAGGCCCTGGAACGAGCCACGGAACCGGAGAACGTGCCTCCGGTGATCCCGACCCCGCATCACTACCTCATTAACGTGCTCCGCCATCGCATCTACTTCGTGGCCGTCATACAGAGCGAGGTTCCTCCTCTGTTTGTCATCGAGTTCCTCCATCGTGTGGTGGACACATTTCAG GACTATTTTGGGGTGTGCACAGAGGCAGCTATTAAAGACAATGTTGTTGTGGTCTATGAGCTTCTGGAGGAGATGTTGGATAATGGCTTCCCTCTGGCCACCGAATCGAACATCCTAAAAGAGCTCATTAAACCTCCAACCATCCTGCGCACAGTGGTGAACACCATCACAG GAAGTACTAATGTAGGCGAGCAGCTTCCTACAGGTCAGTTGTCAGTGGTACCATGGCGGCGCACAGGTGTCAAATATACCAACAACGAAGCTTATTTTGACGTGGTGGAAGAAATCGATGCTATCATTGACAAGTCAG GTTCCACTATCACAGCAGAGATCCAGGGAGTGATAGATGCCTGTGTGAAACTTACAGGAATGCCTGATCTCACCTTGTCATTTATG AATCCTCGACTCCTGGATGATGTCAGCTTCCACCCCTGTGTGCGATTCAAGCGCTGGGAAGCTGAGCGAATTCTTTCCTTCATCCCACCAGACGGCAACTTCCGCCTCCTGTCCTACCACGTCAGCTCTCAGAA CCTGGTGGCTATCCCAGTGTACGTAAAGCATAACATCAGCTTCAGAGAGGGCAGTTCTCAAGGTCGTTTTGAGCTTACCCTCGGCCCAAAGCAGACCATGGGTAAGGCGGTGGAATCAGTCCTGGTGAGCAGTCAGCTGCCCCGTGGTGTCCTCAACGCCAACCTCAACCCCTCACAGGGCACTTACACTTTTGACCCTGTCACCAAG CTTTTGTCATGGGATGTGGGTAAGATAAACCCCCAGAAACTGCCCAGTTTAAAAGGATCTGTGAGTCTCCAGGCTGGAGCCTCCAAACCTGATGAAAACCCAACAATCAACATCCAGTTCAAGATTCAGCAGCTGGCCATTTCAG GTCTGAAAGTAAATAGGTTGGACATGTACGGCGAGAAGTACAAACCTTTCAAAGGCATCAAATACATGACCAAGGCTGGCAAATTCCAGGTCCGAACCTAG